AAATGAATTCGTTTCGATGTACTattagtttttgtatttgtaaaaagtttatattttatacaaaatgcaTATATGAATTGTAGAATATATTGTTAAATGTGCTTAGTATAATAGAATAcgataaaaaatattggcaAAGTCAACGCTTTAcattaaatatacttttttatgaatttaacaCGAgccgatttttcgaattttatgtGGAGAGATTGTAACAGGTAAACAAAGTTAAAGCAGCTGTGTACTTTtattagtttaaatttaaataatttttgaatttttaatcacAAGTACCGGatcgaagaaaaaataatcacaaaTACGGGattaaaaaagtgcatttttttaaattgatttttaatatttaatttatagaacttatttttataaactgaaagtcttttaattgaaaataatatgtatatatatattaatcgaaaattagttttttttataaaaaattgtattttaataaaattgaaaatataatttattaaccaAAAATTTAGGAATAAAAGATTCGCAACCCTAATGCtaagtaatgaaaaaaaaaatttgatattgttgaaataaaaattctaaatttacttaaaaaaattaggaaatagCAAATTAAAATGTCTAAACGCCTCATAGCATGCAACGAAATTAGAAAAtccagttatttttatttactttggctatttttatttagcaaaacATGTGGCAGCCCTCTTCTATGTTTGAcagtttcaaaatttatttcttttccgAATTcactattttcttttcatttgcaCTTTGAGTCTTCTATTCGTAGTGCTGTTTCTCGTAACATTGGCTTGTTTGCGAACAcagattttgttataaaaattcaGTTTAAACCACAAATATTAGCAGCAAttagacaaaaataaatatagtttgcTAACTGAATAAGAACAGTTGGTTAAACGCATTCTGTGAAATTTTAGTTGTGAGTGAAATCTTCAATTTTAAGGGCTCaagctaaaagaaaaagaattgaaaCCGAATGAACGAGcacaaaagcaaaacgaaaaggTTGCGAAAATAACAATTTCGGTTGCTCAAGCAACAGTGGTGTTGCACGAATTTGTAGGCAGACGCCACTTGCCACATTTTCAGCACCATTAGGTAGCGGGACCCACAAGTAAAAATGGGTTACGATTTACATCGCTTTCAGGGAGAAGTGGATGAAGAACTCACTTGCCCCATATGCTCAGGTGTTCTCGAGGAGCCGCTGCAGGTCAGTAACcgctaaaataattaaaaaagcgGAAAGGTtgtgaacatttaaaatatacatatacgtatgtaacTATGAACGTCATGAAACTCTTTCACTTTGCATTTCTCCTTAGGCGGCAATGTGTGAACACGCTTTTTGTCGTGCGTGTATTAACGAATGGCTCACCCGTCAGCCCACCTGCCCAGTAGACCGCAACGCATTAAATACCGCAAATTTGCGCGCCGTGCCGCGTATACTTCGCAATCTGCTTTCACGGTATGTATATGCAGACTGCCAAAAGTAAAATTTGCTGCCTCACCggagaaatattattatttattcctCTTTTTTAGACTTTCCATCACCTGCGATAATGCGCCATATGGCTGCACATTGGTACTCAAGCTGGATGCACTAAACTCGCATCTTGAAGAATGCGAACACAATCCAAAACGTCCATTGCCGTGCGAAAAAGGCTGCGGTTTTGTTATACCCAAGGACGAGCTAAAGGATCACAATTGCTTACGTGAATTACGTTCTATGATACATCAACAGCAATTGAAAATGGGAGAGCTTAAGACAGAGATTGGTGATCAAAATTTGGTCATCAATGAGTTGAAGCGTGAGTTGCAACTATTTAAAGACTTTATGCGCGCAATGCGCGTCTCCAATCCAGCTATGCGTGCGATTGCCGATCAGATGGAACGTGATGAGGTGATACGCTGGAGTTCGACTTTGTCACGGGCACGTGTTACACGCTGGGGCGGTATGATCTCAACACCGGATGATGCACTACAAGTAAGGCTAGTGATTaagaaaatttcttgaaattctttgcgaaaaattcttcaaatttttttttgagaatttctGCAGATTTTCTGTGAAAATTTCTGGAGTTTGATGAAGAGTGTTTCATGAGTTTTCATATGTTCGTTTTATCCTTTTATAGATGATGATAAAACGTGCATTGTCTGAATCTGGCTGTCCACCACACATACTGGATAATCTTATGGAGAATTGCCACGAAAGACGCTGGCCCCGCGGCTTGAGTTCACTAGAGACGCGACAGAATAACAGACGCATCTATGATAATTACGTCTGCCGACGTATACCAGGTAAACAGGAAGAAGCATGTTTTATTTCCTAAAATTACACAATCGTATGAAATTGCAGGTAAACAAGCTGTGTTGGTTTTAAGCTGCGATAATGCTCATATGTCTGAAGACGTCATGGTGGAACCGGGTTTGGTAATGATTTTTGCTCATGGCATAGAATAAATGCGCACAATTCTACACGTAGACATATAGAATTACAcaaacaatttaaagaaaacttaaaaaaagacaaacaattcaattgaaataataaccctggcagaaaaaaaagaaagtgtacatgcatgcaaacatacatatgcacacaacCAAGCTATCTTAATCATAGCGACAATTGCGTCAGCTAGAGCATTAAAACTTTATTCAATTAAGCTGCTACAAAATTGTGCGAGACACATTGACAAATTAGCGAAATTTTAAGTATTGAACAGCCAAATCTTTAATGGACTTTTAgacttataaaaatttactttttcaaatacacaATTAACTTTGAGATTTTCCTTAAccttaaatataattaatcttgttttacttttgtaattaatttgttGTACAAAATAACGAATTGCACTTGAGATTTATTTTTACACATATGTTTATCAactttaaaaacgaaaaattacaacaattgtTATTATTAGTATAATAATGTTTAAAGTGTCTTAATTTGGCAGTAaaatgataaaagaaaaaataatcatagtAAAAAGCTTTATAATTTGCCACCTTACAGGGTTGATTAGGGCGAGTATAAACAATAAGGGACACAAGTTCGTTGGCAGCGCCTGTTCCCTGTAtgcaaatttaaacaaaaatttaaaaaatctttatgtaGTTATTAAGTATgactcaaaaatatatttttcaaatgcaTATTTGAATTTCATTAGCTTATGCGCTTTTCAACTGACTGCATAATTATCATTGtctattatttaaattcaaagcaGGGTTGCGATTtccttaattaaaaaattttgaattaaaatttggtatatacattttttttaataaattttaatatattttattattaatatttttttttatatatatattttgttttatatatatattttgtttttattattaatattttttttttatttttttaattttataaaaaattaatttaaaattccttAACTCCAAAAAATAtgctgacaatttttttttaataatagttatttaattaattttaatttttaatctcaaaaatcttaataaaaataattatgtaaaaatattaataatttttaattaatatttttgtgattaaaaattatttttaattaagatatttgtgattacaaaataaaaaaaagtaaattcaaaTGCCCTtacaactattttttaattcattggttGCAACCCTgcttaaaagtgaaaataacataaaacaacCAACTTCAACATATGTTTGTAGTCTTATTTAAGCGATCTCAGCCAAGAAATGAATTTtgtgttaataaataatattaataatgaatTAACAGctaacaaatttacatacaatacatcaacacatatacacaataCATAGATCAATACATTGAAGCAGGTTAATTTATATAAAGAGTATTTTACATAGTTCTTgctcatataaatatacattcatacacaatacatatacattagcaTTAGTATTAGCAGTACCAATTGTTACAGATTTTCCGtgcaaatttatgtaaattttgtgTGCTCTTGGTACTCtagtaaatatgtaatatgataATTTCACATTGCACTTTGTTCAGCCAATCAATTAATACGTTTACGTcgatacatatgtgtatggacACACtctctcatacatacatataaatgttatatcaattaaaacaacaaaactgtgTGAAATATCGACAACaaccaaacaaaatttgaatttctgtagctttgttatatgtatgtatgtatatagatgtttatatatgtatgtacattcagcGAAGTCCCACTGTTTTGCTCttattacaataaatacatttttgaattaagtCCAAATAAAGCTAAACATGAATATCAAACAGGgtgtatgaaaataagtatattttattttaatactcaGAACTGagtatatgtattatactaTATGCGAATTAGtcccacagtttttgagatatcgatctgtaaATTTGTACACGGCATTTCCTATCCAAGTTGTTacttatttgtcgaaatcgtcgatatcggatcattatagcatatagctgccatacaaactgaatggtcgaaattaagttcttctataaaaaacttttttatttgacaagttatttatacaaaatttggcatagattattttccaaggtaattctacaatatctgaagaaattgttcagatcggactactatagcatatagctgccatacacacagaacgatcaaaatccagttcttGTGTGGAATCTTTTGCATTTATGTACCCaatttaacgatttttcttaaatttgcagcatttttaactattttgaaTCTAACggcttaattttgttttatattttcctGTTTCTGTTTCCGTTCTCTTTGCTTGTGCTCTTACCTTTCAGTCTATGCCTCTACACTTTTGGCTCTCACATTTtgcgctctctctctctctcagtCATATGTTTACTTAATCGTCGAGAATtggttgtttgtgtgtgtatatatatgtaattaagaTGCTGCTTCATTGGATCATTTAGCGCTGTCTTCAAAGGAAACCCAGAAACTAGTTTCCCCCCTAAATGACTTACGAAAACTTGTTTGCTGAACGCCAAGTCGCtctttacatataaaaatgtacacacatacatacttataatttTATCTATGTGGCTTTCTGGTTTGGGCTACTAATGATCGATGTTATATTTCGGCTGTTGCCTGCTTATTTGCTCGAGTTTGCATTTTGGTATTCCCCCAGCTGTCGGAAGAGTTGatagttaaataataaattgttcaCGCAGACCATTgatttataaacatatgtatctatgtcgTAAGCACGCGTATAATTGTACATTAAGCGTAACTTGGATAAGGGAAGTGATTGATTagtttgagatatcgaactggAATTTTGCACACTACCTTTTCTACCCAAGAAGCTACTTATTGATCGAAACCAccgttatcggaccactatagcttatagctgccatacaaactgcacgttcaaaattaagttcttgtatggaaaacttttttatttgacgagatatcatcacaaaatttggcatggactCTTTTTCAATACAATCCTATAATATCTGTAGAAATTTTTgcgatcggaccactatagcttatagctgccatacaaactacacgttcaaaattaagtttttgtatggaaaacttttttatttgacgagatatgttcacgaaatttggaatgGACTCTTTGTCAAGGCAAcgctataatatctgaagaattttttcaaatcggaccactatagcatatagctgccatacaaactgaaagctCAAAATTACGATAAAGAAATTCTTATACcctttatgctataaaatatgcacctgtgaagggtattttcgCATCGAGGCTACGAATATTAACCTTGCTTCTTTTTTTCAGAAATgcgttatttttaattaattaaggcatatttttaggcttaactctatgaatttcaaaaacacaatGGTTAATTCCACTATAATTTACCGTGTCTGATACCTTTTGGCATCAAACGCTTTCTAGCCCACTGTAGCGCTCATTTCTACCTTTGCTTAGCTGCTCAATGCTTACCTTTAGCGGCAAATGCCATAATAAAGCCGAGAGTTATCTTCGGCTCAATCAATGACTCAGGCAATAGTCTGCGTTTGAGCAGCGTTTAGTGAAGATCGATTTGCGAGACGCAGTGTGCGCGAGGCTTTAGTAAACGGAGTGTGTAATTCAAaccaaaaacatatatatatataatagtaagCTATGCGTTTCCTAACTTTTTCGGCTGTCTTGATACTCTGCGCAGCATACGTCACTGCGGCTACTTTAAATGTTGTCAGCGAGGATAATACACCCAGTGCGCCATTACGTGAGTAGCAAGCAATAGCGCAAGCAGCCAGCTTCAAAATGTCaatattaattcaattttttttctacctTCTGTGCCATAGCGATCAATGGCGCTGCTGTCGACGAAGTCTTAGTAGAGTCTTCGCTCTATATCAAGCCAAAGACGAATTTGCGACCACAAGTGCGACGTGTGCGCAGCATACCCTTCGCTATGCCCTTGAACAGCGCATCATTGCTGGAACATGTGCGTGTTAAGCGCGTGCCACAATCGGGACAATCACAGGCGACGGCTGCAGCTGATTccaatagttttaattttggaCCGTTTGGCGCTAACTCAGCGGATGCCAATGCTGGTTCGCAAGCCTTCAACACTTTCGGTCCTAACGGCGGGTTCGGTGCCTCCTCAGCGGGCACATTGACACAAGCTTCGCAGGTTGGTCCTTTTGGACCGCAAAACTCTGCCGGCGCTTCAATGAGCCAAGTTTATAGGCTGCCCAATGGACAGGTGATCAACTTTGCTAGCACAAATAGCTTTGCTAATGGCCCCAACGGCAATAATGCTAACAGTCGTGGCTCATCGGTGTCCGTCAGTCAACGTTAGAGCGCTAAATTTTAGAAAACTGCAAATAATACTcgatattaataataatttgtgcaATTGTGTTAATAATTCtgcgaagaaaaaatatatacatatgtataaatgaataaGAAGACAAACTGATTTGATTTTgccatgtccgtccgtccgtataTAGGCGAACcagtcccttagtttttgagataccgatctgaaaatttgcacacgcCATTTTCTACTCAATACGCtaatcatttgtcggaatcgccgatatcggaccactataacatatagctgccatgcaaactgtaCAATCGAAATCCaatctttgtatgaaaaagtttttattttaaggagatatcttcacgatatTTGGCTCGAGTTATCGTTTAAAGCAACTCTACAATCTCCCCAAAAACtatttagatcggactactatagcatatagctgccatacaaactgatcctcCAAAATTcaatccttgtatgaaaaagtttttaatttgacgagctatcttcacgaaatttggctcgaaataTTGTCTAAGGCAAATCTACAATCtcccaaaaaattattcagatcggaccactatagcatatagctgccatacaaacttagcgttcaaaaacaagtttttgtatgaaatcttAACtgtttgtgaagggtattatagcttttttcatatttttctttctattacttcgatatacatatttacgctgtcGTCACTTATCAAAAAACAGGAATTTCAAATTACGTAGCCACAGCGCTGtgcttacaaataaaaaatataaatactgaagaaattggtttgtttttgtttgtctttCTTTATTACCCACACGCGCACacttaaaaatgcaaatttatgcaGAAAACTACGAAAAAACATTGAACTAAGACTAATTGCAGACCGATTATTAATCGTTTATTCCGATTCGCTTTCACTTTCCGACTGGAAATCGCCAACCTCAATGGAGAACTTGTACTCCTGATCGCAGCCCAAATATGAGTCGCTCATATAGTACAGCGTGTACTCGTGTCGGCCGGGGCTGGGCGCCACAAAATCTAACTTTATTTTTGCCTTCTGCTGCAGCGTCAGACGTTTAATGGACAGCAAAGAGTTGGTTTTTGGATCACCAATGACCACCCACCAGCCTTCCTCGCGTTTCTGTAAGAAAAACAAGTTAAGAAAtcaatgaaattgaaaagaaaaacacaattctTGACATGCCTGTGGGAAGAATGGTGCAATAACTGGCCCAGTAACTTCGTCTTCACGCTCCAGTTCCACAATCACATTCACCGTGGAGCCGGAATTGATGCGATCCTTA
This genomic stretch from Bactrocera dorsalis isolate Fly_Bdor chromosome 5, ASM2337382v1, whole genome shotgun sequence harbors:
- the LOC105225931 gene encoding E3 ubiquitin-protein ligase NRDP1 yields the protein MGYDLHRFQGEVDEELTCPICSGVLEEPLQAAMCEHAFCRACINEWLTRQPTCPVDRNALNTANLRAVPRILRNLLSRLSITCDNAPYGCTLVLKLDALNSHLEECEHNPKRPLPCEKGCGFVIPKDELKDHNCLRELRSMIHQQQLKMGELKTEIGDQNLVINELKRELQLFKDFMRAMRVSNPAMRAIADQMERDEVIRWSSTLSRARVTRWGGMISTPDDALQMMIKRALSESGCPPHILDNLMENCHERRWPRGLSSLETRQNNRRIYDNYVCRRIPGKQAVLVLSCDNAHMSEDVMVEPGLVMIFAHGIE
- the LOC109579505 gene encoding uncharacterized protein LOC109579505, giving the protein MRFLTFSAVLILCAAYVTAATLNVVSEDNTPSAPLPINGAAVDEVLVESSLYIKPKTNLRPQVRRVRSIPFAMPLNSASLLEHVRVKRVPQSGQSQATAAADSNSFNFGPFGANSADANAGSQAFNTFGPNGGFGASSAGTLTQASQVGPFGPQNSAGASMSQVYRLPNGQVINFASTNSFANGPNGNNANSRGSSVSVSQR